A window of the Mus pahari chromosome 1, PAHARI_EIJ_v1.1, whole genome shotgun sequence genome harbors these coding sequences:
- the Timm50 gene encoding mitochondrial import inner membrane translocase subunit TIM50, which produces MAASAALFSRLRSGLRVGARGLCTRLAPPPPRTPEQATEIVNRGGSKAQGPQHPPGSEGPSYAKKIALWIAGLLGAGGTVSIVYIFGNNPVDENGTKIPDEFDSDPILVQQLRRTYKYFKDYRQMIIEPTSPCLLPDPLREPYYQPPYTLVLELTGVLLHPEWSLATGWRFKKRPGIETLFQQLAPLYEIVIFTSETGMTAFPLIDSVDPHGFISYRLFRDATRYMEGHHVKDISCLNRDPARVVVVDCKKEAFRLQPFNGVALRPWDGNSDDRVLLDLSAFLKTIALNQVEDVRTVLEHYALEDDPLEAFKQRQSRLEQEEQQRLAELSKSNKQGLFFGSLTSRLWPRSKQP; this is translated from the exons ATGGCGGCCTCGGCGGCTCTGTTCTCGCGCTTGCGGAGCGGGCTCCGGGTAGGCGCGCGGGGGCTGTGCACGCGGCTGGCGCCGCCACCTCCTCGCACTCCGGAGCAG GCCACTGAGATTGTCAACCGTGGGGGCTCCAAGGCCCAAGGGCCACAGCACCCGCCAGGCTCAGAGGGACCCAGCTATGCCAAAAAAATTGCGCTCTGGATCGCCGGTTTGCTCGGAGCCGGCGGGACTGTCAGCATCGTCTATATTTTTG GAAACAACCCTGTGGATGAAAATGGCACCAAG aTTCCTGATGAATTCGACAGTG ATCCAATTCTGGTTCAGCAGTTGCGCCGGACATACAAATACTTCAAAGATTACAGACAG ATGATCATCGAGCCCACCAGTCCCTGCCTTCTCCCAGACCCTCTGCGGGAGCCCTACTACCAGCCACCTTACACACTGGTCCTGGAGCTTACCGGGGTCCTTCTGCACCCAGAGTGGTCG CTGGCCACTGGCTGGAGGTTTAAGAAGCGTCCAGGCATCGAGACCTTGTTCCAGCAGCTTGCCCCTCTGTATGAAATAGTCATCTTCACATCAGAGACTGGCATG ACTGCATTTCCACTCATTGATAGTGTGGACCCTCATGGTTTCATCTCCTACCGTCTGTTCCGGGACGCCACCAGATATATGGAGGGACATCATGTGAAG GACATCTCCTGTCTGAATCGGGATCCAGCCCGAGTAGTAGTTGTGGACTGCAAGAAGGAAGCTTTCCGTCTCCAGCCCTTCAACGGTGTTGCCCTGCGGCCCTGGGATGGCAACTCAGATGACCGGGTCTTGCTGGACCTGTCTGCCTTCCTTAAGA CCATTGCACTGAACCAAGTGGAGGATGTCCGGACTGTGCTGGAGCACTATGCTCTAGAGGATGACCCTCTGGAGGCATTCAAACAGCGGCAGAGCCGGCTTGAGCAG GAGGAGCAGCAGCGCCTGGCAGAGCTCTCCAAGTCCAACAAGCAGGGCCTCTTCTTTGGCTCACTCACCAGCCGACTGTGGCCTCGCTCCAAGCAGCCCTGA